A window of the Butyricimonas virosa genome harbors these coding sequences:
- a CDS encoding DUF4843 domain-containing protein, which yields MKKITYLFILFLGIAFTGCQEEKGFLFQDVTRISFSPKEAGNYEMTYSFIWGTQNRDTVYLPVSISGRVADHDRQIEVVQIPGYDVTYNHDDQGHLTDSIVTEWSNSAVAGKHYIAFEDAEAKALLKIKAGEITGYVPVIVLRDNSLKTEKVRLRIQLVVSNDLELGQAKNLIMLLNISDQLEQPVNWTRYSSVQSYLGAYSKPKHELMIEVLHDKVDENWLDQMVNDRPNLIFWRGKFQEALNAFNNDPANIASGKAPLRENPNDSNSAEVTFPSNV from the coding sequence ATGAAAAAAATAACCTATTTATTTATACTGTTTTTGGGCATCGCGTTTACAGGATGTCAGGAAGAAAAAGGATTCCTGTTTCAAGATGTCACACGTATCAGTTTCAGCCCGAAAGAAGCGGGAAATTATGAAATGACCTACTCTTTCATTTGGGGAACTCAAAATCGAGACACCGTTTATTTGCCTGTTTCTATTTCCGGAAGAGTGGCTGACCACGATCGTCAGATTGAAGTCGTGCAAATTCCGGGATATGATGTTACCTACAATCATGATGACCAAGGCCATTTGACCGATTCTATCGTTACGGAATGGAGTAATTCTGCCGTTGCCGGAAAACATTATATTGCCTTTGAGGATGCAGAAGCAAAAGCATTATTAAAAATCAAAGCAGGAGAGATTACCGGGTATGTTCCTGTCATAGTTCTCCGTGATAACTCTTTGAAAACAGAAAAAGTTCGTCTTCGTATACAATTGGTGGTTTCCAACGATTTAGAATTGGGACAAGCTAAAAATTTAATTATGTTGTTAAATATTTCAGACCAATTGGAACAACCTGTTAATTGGACTCGATATAGCTCCGTGCAGAGCTATTTGGGTGCCTACAGCAAACCGAAACACGAACTGATGATCGAGGTATTGCATGATAAAGTGGACGAAAATTGGTTGGATCAAATGGTCAACGATCGACCGAATCTGATTTTCTGGAGAGGGAAATTCCAAGAAGCGTTGAATGCCTTCAATAATGACCCGGCAAATATCGCCAGTGGAAAAGCTCCTTTGCGAGAAAATCCGAACGATAGCAATAGTGCAGAGGTTACTTTCCCAAGTAACGTTTAA